Proteins from a genomic interval of Croceicoccus naphthovorans:
- a CDS encoding beta strand repeat-containing protein, producing the protein MNTNELTKGHSGNSAAQISRKNLFGLLVTASASAIALTAAPAAAQVAITDDTPVANPGPDGVTSAAGVTQTVSNGDNIEFENNTSDGATVTLGGTHINTDTTDEDVVVFVDNGENNITINVLETGVLRGVNGVIFYEGDGAVIVNDGLIEGTGDADEGVIYFDRDADGTLNSITNNGTITSVNGATIGIDTLLGNDPSSGTIGDEEGIARVQITNAGTISNTNGDDTNGDNDAINFNGDPGTTGGVARGCVEGETILCQVELELVNSGTISAARDSSSNAAIRVESDAVISGTITNQAAGEITGASNAIAISGAHADHDLAISNGLIEGTSSSGIWITGAGVSVENLATGTITGGDEGILIEGSVISVNQGDITLDNVAVAADGIGVVNSGVIGGGEAGIAFGENAAGGIVTNNAGGVVTGGTGITSASGGMIINDGTVEGTSGAAIAFSGDDDATVTLGANSTTTGATSAIAFSGTGVHTVNITVGASVTGGVSGSATGTADSLVLSGTGDGGTLTVTDFEDVTVSGGDFTIGSASTGFGDGIVVNGGSLFFNGSSTGGVNATAGTFGGSGTIAGDVTIAGGATLAPGDDGVGTLAIGGDLILSDTSILAYDLGNPLNPASSDLVTVGGDLTLDGVLRVSDAGGFGAGVYRLIDYTGSLTDNGLTVDVLPDGFDLGGGTIQTAVDGQVNLVMAGDVADIQFFDGSDMAADGAIDGGDGAWNLSSTNWTNAAGDTNAAWAGAFAVFQGTAGTVTLGDDIEATGFQFLTDGYVITSGAGANTIELVDAASGVRAGSGIEATIEAALVGAGGLNKMEGGNLFLTGDNTYTGDTTISGGAIVLDGSMVSDVSILSGAMLTGTGTSTGSVNVAGGAILSPGSDGIGTLTVGDVTFAAGSFFDVDVLTDGSSDMLSATGAAQIDGGTVRVLASETDFAASTDYTILKASGGVAGTFGDVTTDLVFLDPTLSYSGDAVVLNLSRNDVDFEVIGVTANQIAVGAALDGLGDNALTDALVTLDEETALYAYDQLSGEMHASVRSVIADDQRVVRNSVLNHLSNGLPGSRVWGQAWVHDADTSFDGNASGVGRDGWGAMLGADSAWARA; encoded by the coding sequence ATGAATACCAATGAATTGACTAAAGGACATTCGGGCAATTCTGCAGCCCAGATCTCGCGCAAGAACCTGTTTGGTCTGTTGGTGACCGCATCGGCATCCGCCATCGCGCTGACGGCGGCCCCTGCGGCGGCGCAAGTTGCGATTACCGACGATACGCCGGTTGCCAATCCGGGCCCCGATGGCGTCACCTCTGCCGCAGGGGTTACGCAGACCGTGTCGAACGGGGATAATATCGAGTTTGAAAACAATACCAGCGATGGTGCGACGGTCACGCTGGGCGGAACCCACATCAATACCGACACGACCGACGAAGATGTCGTCGTATTCGTCGACAACGGCGAGAATAACATCACCATCAACGTGCTGGAAACAGGCGTATTGCGCGGCGTCAACGGCGTAATCTTCTACGAGGGCGATGGCGCGGTCATCGTCAACGACGGCCTGATCGAGGGCACCGGCGATGCCGACGAAGGCGTCATCTATTTCGACAGGGATGCCGACGGCACGCTGAATTCAATCACCAACAACGGCACGATCACCAGCGTCAACGGTGCAACGATCGGCATCGATACGCTGTTGGGCAACGATCCGTCGTCCGGGACGATCGGTGACGAGGAAGGGATCGCGCGGGTTCAGATCACAAATGCCGGGACCATCTCGAATACCAACGGCGACGACACCAATGGCGATAACGATGCCATCAATTTCAACGGCGATCCCGGCACCACGGGCGGCGTGGCGCGCGGCTGTGTTGAGGGTGAAACCATCCTTTGTCAGGTCGAGCTTGAGCTGGTTAACAGCGGCACGATTTCCGCGGCGCGCGATAGTTCTTCGAATGCTGCAATCCGTGTGGAAAGCGACGCAGTCATCAGCGGGACGATCACCAACCAGGCAGCTGGAGAGATCACCGGCGCCAGCAATGCCATCGCGATCAGCGGCGCCCATGCCGATCACGATCTTGCCATCAGCAACGGTCTGATCGAGGGGACGAGCTCCAGCGGTATCTGGATCACAGGCGCCGGTGTCAGCGTAGAGAACCTTGCGACCGGCACGATCACCGGCGGCGATGAAGGCATCCTGATCGAAGGTTCGGTGATTTCCGTCAATCAGGGTGACATCACTCTGGACAATGTCGCGGTTGCGGCGGACGGGATCGGCGTCGTCAACTCCGGCGTGATCGGCGGCGGCGAAGCGGGCATCGCCTTTGGCGAGAACGCCGCAGGCGGGATCGTCACCAACAACGCCGGGGGTGTCGTAACGGGCGGCACCGGTATTACTTCGGCATCCGGCGGCATGATCATCAACGACGGCACGGTCGAAGGCACATCGGGAGCGGCCATCGCGTTCAGCGGGGATGACGATGCAACCGTCACCCTTGGCGCGAACAGCACGACCACAGGCGCCACCAGCGCGATCGCGTTTTCCGGAACAGGCGTACACACCGTCAACATTACGGTAGGCGCGTCGGTAACGGGTGGCGTGTCGGGCAGCGCGACCGGTACCGCGGACTCGCTGGTCCTGTCTGGCACCGGCGATGGCGGCACGCTGACCGTAACCGATTTCGAGGACGTAACCGTTTCGGGCGGCGATTTCACGATCGGTTCCGCCTCGACCGGATTTGGCGACGGCATCGTCGTCAATGGCGGTTCGCTGTTCTTCAACGGGTCGAGCACCGGCGGAGTAAACGCAACGGCGGGCACGTTTGGCGGCAGCGGAACGATTGCCGGTGATGTCACCATCGCCGGGGGCGCAACGCTTGCGCCGGGCGATGATGGTGTCGGCACCCTGGCGATCGGCGGCGATCTGATTCTGTCGGACACGTCGATCCTTGCCTATGATCTGGGCAACCCCCTGAACCCGGCATCAAGCGATCTTGTGACTGTCGGTGGCGACTTGACGCTGGATGGCGTGCTGCGCGTGTCGGATGCGGGCGGTTTCGGTGCGGGCGTTTACCGCCTGATCGACTATACCGGATCGCTTACCGACAACGGCCTTACCGTCGACGTCCTACCCGATGGTTTCGATCTGGGCGGCGGCACGATCCAGACGGCGGTTGACGGGCAGGTCAATCTGGTGATGGCGGGCGACGTTGCCGACATCCAGTTCTTCGACGGATCGGACATGGCGGCCGATGGCGCGATCGACGGCGGTGACGGCGCGTGGAACCTGTCCAGCACCAACTGGACCAACGCCGCCGGCGATACCAATGCCGCATGGGCCGGGGCCTTCGCCGTGTTTCAGGGTACCGCAGGCACCGTCACGCTGGGTGACGACATCGAAGCGACCGGGTTCCAGTTCCTGACCGACGGTTATGTCATCACGTCGGGCGCCGGTGCCAACACGATCGAACTGGTCGATGCGGCAAGCGGAGTTCGCGCCGGTTCCGGGATCGAAGCCACGATTGAGGCAGCGCTGGTTGGCGCAGGCGGCCTGAACAAGATGGAAGGCGGCAACCTGTTCCTGACGGGTGACAACACTTACACCGGCGACACTACCATCTCTGGCGGCGCGATCGTCCTTGATGGCAGCATGGTCAGCGACGTCAGCATCCTGAGCGGCGCCATGCTGACAGGCACCGGCACTTCGACCGGGTCCGTCAACGTTGCGGGCGGTGCGATTCTGTCGCCCGGATCCGACGGGATTGGCACGCTTACCGTCGGCGACGTTACTTTTGCCGCTGGATCGTTCTTCGATGTCGATGTTCTGACCGATGGTTCGTCGGATATGCTGTCGGCCACAGGCGCGGCCCAGATAGACGGCGGAACGGTGCGGGTTCTGGCCAGCGAAACCGATTTCGCCGCTTCTACCGATTACACCATCCTGAAGGCCAGCGGCGGGGTCGCCGGTACATTCGGCGATGTGACTACCGACCTTGTGTTCCTCGATCCCACGCTGAGCTATAGTGGCGATGCCGTGGTTCTGAACCTGTCGCGCAACGATGTGGATTTCGAGGTTATCGGAGTAACGGCGAACCAGATCGCGGTCGGTGCCGCGCTGGACGGTCTGGGCGATAACGCCCTGACGGATGCTTTGGTAACGCTGGACGAGGAAACGGCCCTCTACGCATACGATCAGCTTTCGGGCGAAATGCACGCCTCGGTGCGTTCGGTGATCGCGGACGATCAGCGCGTCGTTCGCAACTCGGTTCTTAACCACCTGTCCAACGGCCTGCCCGGCAGCCGCGTTTGGGGCCAGGCATGGGTGCATGATGCGGACACCAGTTTTGACGGGAACGCCAGCGGCGTCGGTCGTGACGGCTGGGGCGCGATGCTGGGCGCCGATTCGGCCTGGGCGAGGGCGTGA
- a CDS encoding autotransporter outer membrane beta-barrel domain-containing protein → MNLGLAASYQDTDFDLDRSGFGSGQIETINVLGYLGVDLLGLNLRAGGGYGWSNIDTQRSVAFGSFAGSLAADYDGKSLFAFAEAGFPIALGTSTIEPYVGIRVSEVKTEALAESGGPAALTLAKAEENASAATVGVRASSAPDRPLWVKLNAGYEHGFDDLVPTSTARFVDGDSFTVRGTPLAEDGGFLQAEVLFNTSATSSLGLVFDGFIGDHSQQVAGGVKFSLGF, encoded by the coding sequence GTGAACCTTGGCCTCGCCGCCAGCTATCAGGACACCGATTTCGATCTTGACCGGTCCGGCTTTGGTTCGGGACAGATCGAAACGATCAACGTGCTGGGCTATCTGGGCGTGGATCTGCTTGGTCTGAACCTGCGCGCAGGCGGTGGTTATGGCTGGAGCAATATCGACACGCAGCGCAGTGTTGCGTTCGGTTCGTTCGCAGGCTCGCTTGCCGCCGACTATGACGGCAAGAGCCTGTTCGCCTTCGCCGAGGCGGGTTTCCCGATTGCCCTCGGGACGTCAACGATTGAGCCCTATGTCGGCATCCGGGTGAGCGAGGTGAAGACCGAAGCCCTTGCCGAGTCGGGTGGTCCGGCCGCCTTGACCTTGGCCAAGGCCGAAGAGAACGCCAGCGCCGCGACCGTCGGCGTCCGCGCGTCAAGCGCGCCTGATCGGCCCCTGTGGGTGAAGCTCAATGCCGGGTACGAGCATGGCTTCGACGATTTGGTTCCCACGTCCACCGCGCGGTTCGTGGATGGTGACTCATTTACGGTGCGCGGCACGCCGTTGGCCGAGGATGGCGGGTTCCTGCAGGCAGAAGTGCTGTTCAACACATCGGCAACCAGCAGCCTTGGACTGGTCTTCGACGGCTTCATCGGCGACCATTCGCAGCAGGTGGCTGGCGGTGTGAAGTTCAGCCTCGGCTTCTAA